A single Mangifera indica cultivar Alphonso chromosome 20, CATAS_Mindica_2.1, whole genome shotgun sequence DNA region contains:
- the LOC123204898 gene encoding F-box/kelch-repeat protein At1g74510-like, with product MFEISEELAKQEGKPISEELQKQEGDHISNELTNQDGEQISKELSNQDGEQVSNELTNQDGEQISKELSNQDGEQISNELTNQDGVWTYNIFDVIDNCKRPLEDGEDPAARNVAKPLEFHEKEDTVKGMHDLSLTQIDHPDKSNHVGYHSESSSLISKLGRDLSINCLAHCSRSDYGAIAAVNKTFWSLIRSGELYRMRRCMGVIEHWVYFSCNPMEWEAFDPFRHRWMRLPRMPPTEIFMFSDKESLGVGTDLLVFGKEITSPIVFKYSLLANTWSLGISMNAPRCLFGSASSGEIAIVAGGCDPTGRILSSAELYNSTTSMWVSIPNMHMPRKMCSGAFIDGKFYVVSGIGIENPGMLTSGEVYDFEKNTWTVIPDMFPPRNGEVGGTTFVAGGAPPLIAVVKNELYAADYARHEVSRYDKTGNVWITLGRLPEGADSMNGWGLAFRGCGDMLVVIGGRRNSGGGVIELYAWVPSEGPLEWNLLAAKVSPNFVYNCAVMGC from the coding sequence ATGTTCGAGATCTCAGAAGAGTTGGCAAAACAAGAGGGCAAGCCAATCTCAGAGGAGTTGCAAAAGCAAGAGGGTGATCATATATCAAATGAGTTGACAAACCAGGACGGTGAGCAGATATCAAAGGAGTTGTCAAACCAAGATGGTGAGCAGGTATCAAATGAGTTGACAAACCAGGACGGTGAGCAGATATCAAAGGAGTTGTCAAACCAAGATGGTGAGCAGATATCAAATGAGTTGACAAACCAAGATGGTGTATGGACATATAACATTTTTGACGTTATTGACAACTGTAAACGCCCGCTAGAAGATGGAGAGGACCCTGCTGCGAGAAATGTTGCAAAACCATTAGAATTTCATGAGAAAGAAGACACTGTGAAGGGCATGCATGATCTTTCTCTAACCCAAATTGACCACCCAGATAAGTCAAATCATGTAGGATATCATTCTGAGTCAAGTTCACTCATTTCTAAGCTTGGGCGAGACCTGTCAATCAACTGTCTCGCTCACTGCTCAAGGTCTGACTATGGTGCAATAGCTGCCGTGAATAAAACATTTTGGTCTCTCATTCGAAGTGGAGAACTTTACAGGATGAGGCGGTGTATGGGTGTCATTGAACATTGGGTTTATTTCTCGTGCAACCCGATGGAATGGGAGGCATTTGATCCATTTCGCCACAGATGGATGCGTCTGCCACGAATGCCTCCAACTGAAATCTTCATGTTTTCAGACAAGGAGTCGTTGGGCGTTGGTACGGATCTACTTGTTTTTGGAAAGGAAATAACTTCCCCTATTGTATTTAAGTATAGTTTGTTAGCCAACACGTGGTCACTTGGAATAAGTATGAATGCACCAAGGTGCTTGTTTGGATCAGCCAGCTCAGGCGAAATTGCCATTGTGGCCGGCGGTTGTGATCCAACTGGTAGAATTTTGAGCTCAGCCGAGCTTTACAATTCAACAACGAGCATGTGGGTGAGTATCCCAAATATGCACATGCCTAGAAAAATGTGCTCAGGAGCATTCATTGATGGAAAATTTTATGTAGTTAGTGGGATCGGGATAGAGAACCCTGGCATGCTTACTTCTGGGGAAgtttatgattttgaaaaaaatacatGGACTGTAATACCAGACATGTTTCCACCGCGAAACGGGGAGGTTGGGGGCACAACATTTGTTGCAGGTGGGGCACCACCTTTAATTGCTGTTGTGAAAAACGAGTTATATGCAGCTGATTATGCTCGACATGAGGTGAGCAGATATGACAAGACGGGGAATGTGTGGATCACACTTGGGAGACTACCAGAAGGAGCAGATTCAATGAATGGATGGGGTTTAGCTTTCAGGGGATGTGGAGACATGCTCGTCGTTATTGGTGGCCGAAGGAATTCAGGTGGAGGTGTGATTGAGTTGTATGCTTGGGTTCCAAGTGAAGGCCCTCTAGAGTGGAACTTGCTTGCAGCAAAGGTCTCTcctaattttgtttataattgtGCAGTGATGGGATGCTGA